atactCAACttactctcattttaaaaataacaaataagggTCACctgggttaagcatttgccttcagatcaggtcatgatcccagggtcctggaatcaaccCCAGAGTCAAGCTTCCAGCAAGCAGGgagctgccttctccctctctttccctgctcattctctctctcactatctctctctctctctcaaataagtaaataaaatatttttaaaataacaaataagaagCTGACAGttctttatattgattacattGGGAATAAAAATATACTTGCTAATTTCGTTTTAGTTTTATATACCCTTGTCACAGAAAATTTGGGTtccctcaacaaatattcatcattaaaataagtgaaattacCTAGTACATAGTGGTCATACAAATAAATGAACTAGCGACCTAAGGATGAGTTATTTGCTGGTTTCAATATTTAACATATCTCATTCATTAGAACACTCTTTACACCAAATGTTAGAAATGGTAATGAAAATTTTCTCTTGATATATTAGCATAgcattttagttctgtgaaaaaaaaaataaagccatgccATTTTTGTGTgtcattaaaacaaataaagttCTCTATTTAGTTTGCCTCCTTTGAAGAGTGCTATTATTAACTGTAATTGACAGAAATTCATTGAGTATATCAATACATAATCAGGATATTTCCTGGGGAAAATTTCAGcaggaaaattatttcaaattaactgCATAAAATGCATAATTGGGTTTCTCAACAATTTAATTGAATTCCCTGTAATATATTTGAAACTGCTATTTTCTTAGAATGTTTCTGAATGGACTGAAAGGTAGATAATAAGGATAGATACATTGATAAATAATCTTTAGTCAAGTAGATATTAAGTATCAAAAAGCATTATATGAATTAGAcaaaatttagatattttttgggttgtatttatttatttgaaagagagagagaacaagtgggaggagggcagagggagagggagaagcaggctgcctgctgagcagggaacccaaggcagggctcaatcccagaaccatgggatcatgacctgaattaaaggcagccacttaactgattgagccaccaaGGAACCCtaaaaatttagatttctttaagctaaataaaaaagtaacacatgagaatattaggaaaaatacattatttcaaattGGAAGTCTGGAAGTCCAAAAAAATTTGGTAACACTGCCATATCAGGCAGGGGAAAATAGTGGAGCATGCTTTGGATtgagttttctttgttctgtaaTTAATTGAAACTCCAGCAAAATATCTATATAGTATGATATTTTAGAggtagggaaaaataaatgaggtcTAGAGAGCATAATCAATAACCTTTGAGAAACTGATGGATAATGGTATTTCTAACCATTCCATCACTTCTCTACTATCACCTCCTAGGCTTTACACTGGCTCCCCTGGATGCTGCAGGCATACCCTTCCTGGTCACTATGTTTGCAGATTAACCCACTCAAGCAATCATGCTTCAGTAAACATGAGATTTCTCATACTAAATCATTTCATGTCACTGTACATCTTTATGCTACAgattaaaatacttctttaataattgcttaattaaaaacaaatttgaagcAAATTTAATCTGGCTCCTTAGGATCACATTACTGATACATCTCCAGGCtccaataattaattaatttatttattaattaattaaatgcttTCCTTATAACACACAAGTACATCTAGTGTTCTGTCCCCTTGAAGTGTAAAGGGTTGGGTATTTTATACATTCAGCCCTTTACCCGTTGTGGTGAAACATACCTCAGTAGTTCCCAAAATGCCACATTgaagtgaaatttttaaagatctcaaaAAGAGGTTCCCTCTTGTTCCCCAGAAGTTTGTATCATGCGacttaataatgttttattatagcagggaaaaataaaattctaaaaaaacccaaatacataaataaagagcTCCCCTCTacatacagttaaaaaaaagaaaaattattctcaaaaaataagtgaatacTCTGTTCTTCcataggaaacattttaaaggGTGCTTTGATTAATTAAGTTAGGACTTCAAGACTTTCTCTGAGAACAGAAAGTAAAAACTTACAGTATTAAACTCTCCTCTGAATTAGGATGTACAGGTATAATGATAGTGATACCGTACAGACTTTCACTGTTCTAGTGCCACATAACGGGAAGGGGCAGAATGGTACAGGGAATTATTACAACATGAATTCAGTAGTTATTTAGGAAAGCACCAACTGGAGACATGTTAGAACAAAGGCAAAATGAGGTCAATGAGGAATTTCCTATAATCAAGGATGGGCATCAAATTCaggaatatgtatatttaattattttccttctaggTTCTCTATTGACTGTCTACCTGTAGGTACATTGGCTGACTCATAATCTTCATATTTGTTAtctggagaataaagaaaatacttttagaGTGGTTGCCTGTGATGTTTAGAAGGAAATAACTGGAAATCACTGAAGTAAGTCACAGAACTTGTCATGACCAGATGGGAAATAACTAAAGGTCTTGAGCATGCAGTAAATACAGTTCCCATTAGAGTGATTGCCATGGTATTCATTTGaaaacttaaataataaataatactgtgGCTTTTCTAAGACTTCTAGATAAGGCAAATTATCCAGAATGGTGTGGAGAAACCAGACCTTCAGCTCTGACTTCATCCTGCTAGGAATCTTTGATCACAGCTCCACCCAaaccttcctcttttctctggtCTTGGGCATCTTCACAGTGGCCTTCATGGGAAACACTTCTATGATTCTCCTCATCTACCTGGACACCCAgctccacacacccatgtacttccTCCTCAGCCAACTCTCCCTCATGGACCTCATGCTCATCTGCACCACAGTACCCAGGATGGCCTTTGGCTACTTGTCTGGCAGGAAGTCCATCTCTCTGGCAGGTTGTGGAGCCCAGATATTCTTCTATGTGTCCCTGCTTGGAGCTGAATGTTTCCTATTGGCtgtcatggcctatgaccgctatgtggctaTATGCCACCCACTTCGATACACCATCCtcatgaatcagaaactctgtgcCCTCATGACTGTTGCTTCCTGGATCTTGGGCTCTCTTGATGGTGTTATTGTGCTTGTAGAAGTACTGTCACTCTCTTACTGCAGCTCTCTGGAAATTCATCACTTTTTCTGTGATGTTGCTGCCCTTTTCCCTCTATCTTGCACAGACACCTCTGCTTTTGAGAGACTGCTTTTCATCTGCTGTGTGGTGATGCTAATATTACCAGTCTCTGTGATCATTATTTCCTATTCACATGTCCTTCGAGCAGTCATCCGCATGAGCTCTACAGAAAGTCGCCGCAAAGCCTTcaccacctgctcctcccacctaTCTGTGGTTGGACTCTACTATGGTGCAGCCATGTTCATGTACATGAGACCAGCTTCTAACCATACAGCAGAGCAGGACAAGATAGTATCCGCTTTCTACACCATcctcacccccatgctgaaccctcTCATCTACAGCCTCCGCAACAAAGAGGTATCCAGGGGACTTCAGAAACTactgaggaaaggaaaataaatgtattttttttaaaacatatttgagtGTCCATTCAGGTCAATACTCCTTCAAGGAAGCTGGAATCTCTTGGCCATCCTCTTTCTCCTAGTTTGtattttctccaatatttttccaattttatgatAGTTTTATTTGGTATAATATATAAACATCATATGTAAAGTAGGCTGTTTTTGAAGATTAGCATAGACCACTTACTCCCAATGAATTTCAGTTTTATTACTATTTGTGAGTCGTGAGTACTTGACTTTAGGATACCCGCCTTTGAACCCAGGTATAAGTCCTATGGTTCTTTgctttattcaagaaaaaaatgctggATTTGATACACTGCTTTTGTTGACTGATTCTTGTTTAAGGATTACTTACCTGGGAGTAGATAAATGTTACCATTCTTGACCCTGAGTattaaccagtttttttttttcctgactcatTACATAATTCCTAACCACTTACAAGTGGGGATTTAGTATCGAAACTTTCTCCAGTCAAGTCATGTCTATACAGAATATCTCTTAGAATGTCCTACATATTTTTCACCTTTAAATTAGAATTAGATATTTTAACAAGTCCAGTTAGAATAACTGCAAGAAAAAATGCTTtgaacaatgagtcatggaacactacatcaaaaactaatgatgtgctgtatggtgactaacataacataattaaaaaattaaaaaaataaaatagaaaaaataaaggaccTGAGGGTCAACTTagtttttctatattaaaaaaaaaaaaagaaagaaacgctTTCGCTGCCCAATTTCTTCTAAATCATGACTTATTACCCAtccatttctattttactttctagaatctatttgaagaaattagaaaacctTCAGTTATTGGAATTCCTAACtatgactgtattttttttcatttttattaagttcaattagccaaaatatagtacatcattagtttttgatgaaatgTTCAATGATacttagttgtatataacacccagtgctcatcagatcacatgccctccttaagacccatcacACAGTTACACCACACCAATCCCCCTCACTTCTGCAACCCTCAACTTGTCTCCCAGGTTCCAGAGTTCCTCATGGTTTCCCTCCATCTctattttcttcccattcagttttccttcattcccctatggtcttctgcCCTATTCTTTATAAGCCACATATGATTGAAACCATAGAATaactgtctttctttgcttgatatatttcacttagcataatccctacCAGTTCCAGTCATGTTGATGAAAATGAAATGTTCAttgtttctgatggctgagtaatattccattgtatatatggaccacatcttctttatccatttgtctgttgaaggacatctcagctccttccacagtttggctactgtggacattgctggtatgaacattggggtgcatgtccCCTTCTCTTTACCTCATCTGTATCTTaggggtaagtacccagtagtgcaattgctggatcataaggtagctttatttttatattcttgagGAACCTCATACTGTATTTaagagtggctgtatcagcttgcattcccaccaacagtggaagagggttccccctctccacatcctcaccaatatttcttattccctgtcttgttaattttgccCATTccaactggtgtaaggtggtatctcattgtggttttgatatgcacttccctgatgtcaagtgatgtggagcatttgttcatgtgtctgttagccatttgcatgtcttcttcggaaaattgtctgctcatgtcttctggccatttcttgactggattatttgtttttttgtgtgtgtccagtttgagaagttatttatAGATCCTGGATAtgagccctttatctgttatatcatttgcatatatcttctcttattccataggttgccttttggtttgttgactgtttccttgatttGCATtagcttttttatcttgatggattccccatagttcatttttgttttgttttccttgcctttagagataTTTCTTCCAAGCATTTGCAGTAtacaaggtcaaagaggttactgcctgtgttctcctctaggattttgatgaattcctgtctcacattgagattgttcatccattttgagtttatctttgtgtatggtttaagaaaatgGTCCATTTTCAATCTTCTACATGTgggtgtccaattttcccagcaccatttattgaagagactgtctttttttccattggatgttctttcctaatttgtcaaagattagttgaccatagagttgagggtccatttctggggtctctcttctgttccattgatttttgtgtctgtatttgtgcaagtaccatgttgtcttggggatcacagctttgtaatatagctttgCATCAGGCATTGTGATTCCACAAGCTTTggtttactttttcaaaattcccATGGTGATTAGGGGTCTTTTCCGCTTCCACAGAAAttttagctctttgaaaaataccaACGCTATTGTGATAGGAATTaaactgaatgtgtagattgatctaggcagcatagacattttaacaatgtttattcttccaatccttgagcattggatatttttccatctttttgtgtcttcctcaatttctttcataagtgttctatagtttctacaGTACAGATCCTTAACCACTTCAGTTAGGATTATTCCaaggtatctcatggtttttagtgcaattataaatgggatcaaagCCTTAAATTATCCTTCTTCACACACATTGTTTgagtatagaaatgccactgtaTTCTATGCATAGAATTTGTGTCCTGCCTCATTGCTAAATTGCTGtctgagttctagcaattttggggtggaggtTTCCCACattaagatcatgtcatctgggggcgcctgggtggcacagcggttaagcatctgccttcggctcagggcgtgatcctggcattatgagatcgagccccacatcaggctcctccactatgagcctgcttctttctctcccactccccctgcttgtgttccctctcttgctggctgtctctatctctgtcaaatagataaataaaatcatttaaaaaaaaagatcatgtcatctgctaagagaGAAAGGttcacttcttctttgccaatttgaatgctatttctatttgttttctgattgctgaggctaggttttctagtattatgttgaacaatagCGGTGAGAGCGGGCATCCTGCtttattcctgaccttaagggaaaagctctcaattttccCCCCTTGTGAaagatattcactgtgggcttttcatagatcaCTTTTATAATATACAGGTAAGTTCCCCCTATCCCTATAATTTGAAGTTTTTTAATCAAGGAACTACACTCTATTTtgacaaatgatttttctgcatcaattgagaggatcctatggctcttttattaatgtgctctatataacattgattgatttgcaaatgttgaaccactctttcatctcaggaataaatcccacctgatcatggtgaataatcctttcaatgtactttTGGATattattggctaggatcttggtgagtattttggcatccatgttcatcagggttattggtctgtaattctccttcttgATGGGGTCTTTGATTTTTGACTCAAGGTAATGATGGCCACGTAAAATGAGTTTGCacgtttgcattttatttctattttttggaacagcttcaggagaattcgtatgatgtcttctttgaaagtttggtagaattcccttaggaagccatctggtcctggactcctgtttttggggaggttgttgattactgtttcaatttccttgctggttaagagtctgttcggATTCTCTATTCcttcctgcttcagtcttggtagcttataagtttccaggaatgcattcatttcttccaggttgcctgatttgttggcatatagttgttgataatatgTTATAACAATTGTCTCTATTTCTGTGATATTGGTTGTGATCTTTcacctttcattcatgattttattaatatgggtcttcttgtttttctattatataagtctggccagagttttattgatcttattctttcaaagaaccaacttctaattccattgatctattctactgttcttctggtttctaatttattgatttctcctctaatcattattatttctcttctcctgagaggtttaggctttatttgctcttctctctctgggtactttaggtgtaagattagctTGTGTACTTGggattttttcaatttttttaaagagtcttggactgttatatacttccctcttaggacagccTTTTCAGTGTCTTGTACATTTTGAATCAAtgagttttgatttttaatagtTTGCATGAATTATTTAAGTTCTTTAACTTCCTGATAGACCCATTCATTCCTTagcaggatgttctttaacctccaagtgctgtgttccttccaaatttcatcTTGTGATTGACTTCCAGTTGTACagcattgtgttctgaaaatatgcaaggaatGATCTCAGtttttttggtattggttgagacctgatttttgACACAAtgcatgatctattctggagaaagttccatggaTGCTGAGAAGAATGAACATTCTGTTgctttagaatggaatgttctgtatatatctaggaagtccatctggtccaatgtgcaATTTAgtgctcttgtttctttgttgatcttctgcctagatatctgtccattgttgtgagtggagtgttgaagtctcctatTTGtctattattatcaatatgactctttattttgtttattaattggTTCACATATTTTGCCACTCCCAtgttggggacatagatatttacgattattagattttcttttcagatagatcctttaagtatgatatagtttccctctacatctcttactccagtctttggcttaaaatctaatttgtgtgATATAAGGATTCCTACTCCAGCTTTCCATTGAGGTCTGTTAGCATgctaaattgttctccatcccttcactttcaatctggaggggTCTTTcgttctaaaatgagtctcttgtagatagcatatggatgggtTCTGCTTTTTTAACCAATCTGATACTCTGTGActtttggttggagcatttagcccatttacattcagaataactattgaaagatatgaatttagtgccactgtattgcctgtaaagttcctgtctctgttactttctggtcCATGTTATTCTTGgggtctctcttcacttacagaatcccccttaatatttcttgcactGTTGTCTgagtggtcacatattctttcagtttctgtctgtcctggaagctcattatctctccttccattctgaatgacagccttgtttgATAAAAGACTTTGGCTGttttttcttctcacttagtgccctgaatatatcttgccaTCCCTCTCTAGTCTGCCATGTTTCTGTGGATAGATGATCTTATTATGATATTCCACCCTTCACGCCTAAGGAATCTCCTCTCCCTAACTGCTCTGAGGGTAGCTTTCTTGGCTctaaatttgcaagcttcactattatacaTTGGGGTATtgatctgtttttattgattGTTGGAGGGGACCTCTCTTCCTCTTTGACATGAATGCTTCTTTCCTCCCCAGATTAGAGAacttctcagctatgatttgcccCAAAATATCTTCTagctttccctctctttctatcCCCTCTTGGATCcctatgattctgacattggttGTTTTCAATGCATCATTAAATTCTTGAGGCCTTTCTTCATTGGCTATTAGTTGTTTTGCTCTCTTtgcctcaacttccttcctttccaacaaCCTATCCTGTAGATCACTTATTTTATCTTCTGCTTCACTGACCATAGTTGTTAGAGCATccattttagactgcatctcattcacagcatttttaagtttggccagTTTActtctcatttccgcccttagtgATTCCCTATTAtcacttacacttttttttttaaagcctagcTATTACCTTTATAATTTCTATCCTGaattctctctctgacatattGCTTATACCCATAATGTTTAGCTCTGTCACAGAGAACAttgcctctgtttcttttcttttgttgtgagtTCCACCTCCTAATCATTCTGCCCAGGTAAGGATGGGTAAGTGAATGAACTGTGTAGACAATATCAACCATGATCCAAGCAAAATTTAACCTAGAAAAAATCAGAAGTGGTCAGAAGCCACCCCAGAAAATCACACAAATCTGAAATGCAACAAtattatcatctatctatctatcatctatctatctatctatctatctatctatctatctatctatcatctatctatctatctatcatctatctatctatctatctatctatatctatcatctatcatctatctataaaaCAGTGGGGGGAAGAGACtataatctcacagggtggacaaaacagggtggtCCACTTGTTTCTGattgaatatttttctctgtgttagatacattttatctatataaaaataaaattgaatagagagGAAAAAGAACTAGAATGAAgcatatatctttaaaatgtagatgtgaaaaaataaaggttaaaagCGAGTTAAAATACAAGCtggtaaaataagaaactagttgaaatgggagaaaggtaaagaaaaaaaaagaaatggaaaattttggaatgaaatttaaatgagtGTGAGGAAACACCTGaagctcaatatactattttcctgtttctggaGTTTCACAGTCTCCTGGGATCCATAAGCTTGTCATttacctgttcttccagtctctcttctgggggaggggcctgatgtgCTGCTGTTTTCCATGTAtgtttgcctgggtggagttgccccaccccttgtcaggggAATGGACTTAAGGTAAGCTGGTCCTCTTTGAGGCTTTGGTTCCCTGTGAGCTTTACATGCCTcttcagagggtcagagcaaaaatggcctTGACTGGATCCCTGGCCCAGAGCTGCAAGTTCAGGTTCCCCCTTCTTCAATCAACTATATGGGTCAAACCATCTCCACTTTTGGGTGCACCAAGTCCTGCAGTAACCCTCGGGTCATGCCTACTGCAGTTCTCCCAACTGGGATTCCCAGAGACCTGTTATGGTCTCTGAGGTTTGTGTTTTGGGGACTGCAAGTGTTTGTAAACTTGTGCACATCCACCCTTCCCTGCTGTTCCCATGTCACAGCCAGGTGCCACCCTAGGGTTTTCTGATCCTCTAACACCCTGAGAGTTGTTTCCTGGTCATGGGCACATCACTTTCGACCCTCCCAGGTGTTGGTAACTGGCCCGCACATTCCAGTCTTTTCCTGGGTGCTCAGGCAAAGAGTCGTCTCCCTACAGGCCATGTTTACACTTTATGGCGACCAGAGCTGAGAGTTCCTCCTGGTCCACTGACCTTAACCAGTTTTGACTCTCTGCTGCTTGGGCCCTCTTTCAGTTCAGGCACGCTGGTTCTTTCTGTGtttcctgggatcctgggaccaCAGTGACCCACCCCATTCCCTGAACCCATTTCAGAAAGGGATGTTTCTcagtggagcagatttctaagggtacCAATTTTGTACTCTGGTattatatcactttctggtagccagcttatggagtcttcctccccctccatttatcttctgatattttctGACAGCTTCAGTattctgcacttcctaccttgcaaaaagcaacCCTTTTTCTGCTTGTAAagttccagatatattttcttacatctcaggctgaattcataggtgttcagaatggtttgatagttaTCCAGCTAAGTTCAAGAGAGCAGGTCCCCTACTCTTATGATCTTAGACCACCTAACTACAATTATTTTAACACAGCTCTGGAAAGTGGTCCTTATTACATATCTGACAAAACTATCAAAAGTTTTATTGAAGAGAATTCATAGCCTCTAATTCTTTCTATGCCATTTCCATTATCCCATGGAGTTCCCAAAGTTTGATGTAGccaaactgttttaattttttgcaatTTATATGCCTGAAAAACCTATATccttaaaaattgaaagtaatcCTTCCCTGCTTCATGGATACTATCTTGATTCTGTCTATATGATTTTAATCCA
This Ursus arctos isolate Adak ecotype North America unplaced genomic scaffold, UrsArc2.0 scaffold_5, whole genome shotgun sequence DNA region includes the following protein-coding sequences:
- the LOC113261437 gene encoding olfactory receptor 2M4-like, whose translation is MVWRNQTFSSDFILLGIFDHSSTQTFLFSLVLGIFTVAFMGNTSMILLIYLDTQLHTPMYFLLSQLSLMDLMLICTTVPRMAFGYLSGRKSISLAGCGAQIFFYVSLLGAECFLLAVMAYDRYVAICHPLRYTILMNQKLCALMTVASWILGSLDGVIVLVEVLSLSYCSSLEIHHFFCDVAALFPLSCTDTSAFERLLFICCVVMLILPVSVIIISYSHVLRAVIRMSSTESRRKAFTTCSSHLSVVGLYYGAAMFMYMRPASNHTAEQDKIVSAFYTILTPMLNPLIYSLRNKEVSRGLQKLLRKGK